The Saccharomycodes ludwigii strain NBRC 1722 chromosome II, whole genome shotgun sequence genome window below encodes:
- the HMO1 gene encoding Hmo1p (similar to Saccharomyces cerevisiae YDR174W | HMO1 | High MObility group (HMG) family) yields the protein MESYQKRKGEYLEAKKNGTFHAEEGFHNMAPVPLPEELGGNGHQGSGIDYDDEDDDASVPAKRYSDSSEKKKRKRKRIRKTKMLQPLYQPFHPIFLYKGFIDLLKYHFDSEKKKNFFFF from the coding sequence ATGGAAAGTTATCAAAAAAGGAAGGGTGAATATTTGGAGGCCAAGAAAAACGGTACTTTTCATGCAGAAGAAGGATTTCATAACATGGCACCTGTTCCTCTCCCAGAGGAATTGGGTGGTAACGGTCATCAAGGGTCTGGTATTGATTACGATGACGAAGATGATGACGCAAGTGTTCCTGCTAAACGTTATTCAGATTcttctgaaaaaaaaaaaagaaaaagaaaaaggataagaaaaacaaaaatgctTCAACCTCTTTATCAGCCTTTCCatccaatttttctttataaaGGATTTATTGATCTGCTGAAGTATCATTTTGacagtgaaaaaaaaaagaattttttttttttttga
- the RSM24 gene encoding mitochondrial 37S ribosomal protein mS35 (similar to Saccharomyces cerevisiae YDR175C | RSM24 | Ribosomal Small subunit of Mitochondria), giving the protein MLKLFTQRRFLNTSSVLLNKTTVAKASLVDPSTWKGLPSKDIFRLFRQRQVTLGTDYKRSKEELDALLSTSKETGVSSQNIRSIYYSEFPEATAHRLAGVSYTDDYSVHEFKYDDLPSPAQDLVHQHREQRFYNRLAAHELPLLVQYRQEYKRPNFKTHPVTYKYTTYIGEEHPNSRKVVLNVKTAEIPGLEPKELHKLRLLAKTRYDSTTDVLKMSSDNYPEPAQNARYLSNILQRLIKEAKNQEDSFSDIPLDTRHITARQLRKRKTNSNKFPMEWARPQDAPKETINPAKLLMETLK; this is encoded by the coding sequence atgttaaaattatttactcAACGTCGATTTTTGAACACGTCCTCCGTTTTGTTGAATAAAACTACCGTAGCAAAAGCATCTCTAGTTGATCCTTCAACGTGGAAGGGTTTACCAAGTAAGGATATCTTTCGATTGTTTCGCCAAAGGCAAGTAACCTTGGGAACTGATTATAAACGTTCTAAAGAAGAATTAGACGCCTTATTGTCCACTTCCAAAGAAACTGGTGTTTCTTCTCAAAATATTCGTTCAATTTATTACAGTGAATTTCCAGAGGCTACTGCACATAGATTAGCAGGTGTTTCTTATACTGATGATTATTCCGTTCATGAATTTAAATATGATGATTTACCATCACCAGCTCAAGATTTGGTGCACCAACACCGTGAGCAAAGGTTTTACAACAGATTGGCAGCACACGAGTTGCCTTTATTGGTTCAATATCGCCAAGAGTATAAAAGACCAAACTTTAAAACGCATCCTGTGACTTATAAATACACCACGTATATTGGCGAAGAACATCCAAATAGCCGTAAAGTGGTTTTAAATGTTAAAACTGCCGAGATTCCAGGTTTAGAACCAAAAGAATTGCACAAATTAAGATTATTGGCTAAAACTAGATATGATAGCACAACCgatgttttgaaaatgtCTAGTGATAATTATCCAGAACCTGCGCAAAATGCTCGTTATTTGTCAAATATTTTGCAAAGATTAATTAAAGAAGCTAAAAATCAAGAAGATTCTTTTAGTGATATTCCTTTAGATACCAGACATATAACTGCAAGAcaattaagaaaaagaaaaaccaaTTCAAATAAATTCCCAATGGAATGGGCTCGTCCACAAGATGCTCCAAAGGAAACCATCAACCCTGCCAAGTTGTTAATGGAGACTttgaaatag